One Ailuropoda melanoleuca isolate Jingjing chromosome 14, ASM200744v2, whole genome shotgun sequence DNA segment encodes these proteins:
- the ZADH2 gene encoding prostaglandin reductase 3, producing the protein WRVRAVADPHLLRRPRGVEAGVRGRRGPHWGSGGREWARCAELSSGGLSPPARDSLTDDAGGLEDGETGGGGDTRNWGAWEGRVTGRPPQAPVLRPWRSSAPCARDTPPPPRELDRPWVRGPRPAQLRLALRTPAGPREAEVTVAGLGGGPSSPAPAGSAPACSGSQSRGSSLAVPAVEKPGREGSQRRPGTSEGRQFQRGFWRPAGWPGRAEVAAGEAQSCLHPGRGAPRFVGVNASDINYSSGRYDPSVKTPFDIGFEGVGEVVALGLSASARYAVGQAVAYLAPGSFAEYTVVPASAAAPVASLKPEYVTLPISATTAYISLKELGGLSEGIKVLVTAAAGGTGQFAVQLAKKAKCHVIGTCSSDKKSAFLKSIGCDRPINYKTEPVSTVLKQEYPKGVDVVYESVGGAMFDVAVDALAVKGRLIIIGFVSGYQTPTGLAPVKAGTLPAKLLKKSASVQGFFLNHYLSEYQAAMDHLVEMYAGGDLVCEVDLGDLSAEGRFIGLESVFRAVDYMYMGKNTGKIVVELPRSVNSKL; encoded by the exons TGGCGCGTGCGGGCAGTGGCGGATCCCCACCTGCTGCGGCGGCCGCGCGGCGTCGAAGCAGGGGTCCGGGGGAGACGGGGGCCGCACTGGGGGTCAGGAGGCCGGGAGTGGGCGAGGTGCGCTGAGCTGAGTAGCGGAGGGCTGTCGCCACCAGCCCGAGACTCCCTCACTGACGACGCAGGCGGTTTAGAAGACGGCGagacggggggagggggagacacgAGAAACTGGGGTGCATGGGAGGGCAGGGTCACGGGCCGGCCGCCCCAGGCCCCAGTCCTGCGGCCGTGGCGCTCCAGCGCGCCCTGTGCTCgggacaccccacccccaccccgagagCTTGACCGCCCCTGGGTGCGAGGTCCACGGCCTGCGCAGCTTCGGCTTGCCCTTCGGACCCCCGCCGGGCCCAGGGAGGCCGAGGTCACGGTCGCTGGCCTGGGCGgcggcccctcctccccagcgCCTGCCGGCTCGGCCCCAGCCTGCTCCGGGAGTCAGAGTCGGGGATCGAGCCTCGCAGTGCCGGCGGTGGAGAAACCGGGACGAGAGGGCAGTCAGCGGAGGCCGGGCACTTCCGAGGGGAGACAGTTCCAGAGGGGCTTCTGGCGCCCCGCAGGCTGGCCGGGGCGCGCCGAGGTCGCGGCAGGGGAGGCGCAGAGCTGTCTGCACCCTGGACGGGGCGCGCCGAG aTTTGTCGGTGTTAATGCATCTGACATCAACTATTCCTCAGGCCGCTATGACCCTTCAGTCAAGACCCCCTTTGACATAGGTTTCGAAGGTGTGGGAGAGGTGGTAGCCTTAGGCCTGTCTGCCAGTGCCAGGTATGCCGTTGGCCAGGCCGTGGCTTACCTGGCGCCCGGCTCCTTCGCTGAGTACACAGTGGTGCCTGCCAGTGCCGCGGCTCCCGTGGCCTCTCTGAAGCCCGAGTATGTCACCCTGCCAATAAGTGCTACCACTGCATACATCAGCCTGAAAGAGCTCGGAGGACTGTCGGAAGGGATAAAAGTGTTGGTGACGGCAGCAGCTGGGGGGACAGGTCAGTTTGCTGTGCAGCTTGCAAAGAAGGCCAAGTGCCATGTCATTGGCACCTGCTCTTCCGATAAAAAGTCTGCTTTTCTGAAGTCCATTGGCTGTGATCGTCCCATCAACTATAAGACTGAGCCTGTCAGCACTGTCCTGAAGCAGGAGTACCCCAAAGGTGTGGATGTGGTCTATGAATCAGTCGGGGGCGCCATGTTTGACGTGGCCGTAGATGCCTTGGCTGTCAAGGGCCGCCTGATAATCATTGGGTTCGTCTCTGGCTACCAAACTCCTACGGGCCTTGCACCTGTGAAAGCAGGGACATTACCGGCCAAACTGCTGAAGAAATCTGCCAGTGTCCAGGGCTTCTTCTTGAACCATTACCTTTCTGAGTATCAGGCAGCCATGGACCACTTGGTTGAGATGTATGCGGGTGGAGACCTGGTCTGTGAGGTGGACCTTGGAGACCTTTCTGCAGAGGGCAGGTTTATCGGCCTGGAGTCCGTATTCCGGGCTGTTGATTATATGTACATGggaaaaaacactggaaaaattgTAGTTGAATTACCTCGCTCTGTCAACAGTAAGCTATAA